Part of the Phaeodactylum tricornutum CCAP 1055/1 chromosome 5, whole genome shotgun sequence genome is shown below.
TGCGGTAAAGATTGCGAAGGCGAATGCCAAACGAGCCGGCATCCCGGATATGCTGGATATTCAAGAGTGCGCGTTTACGAAGCACCCGTGGTTGGATGTGTACCAGAAGGGGGTCAAACCCCGGTCCCTCTTGATCGCGGGTAATTTGCCTTTTGGACAGAGAATTTCCCCGTCGAAAAGCTCGTCctcaaagaagaagccgcAGTTTCTGCCGTTGTACCAAAGCTTGTCCACGATTGTGAAATCGTATGGCGATCAGTCGAATGGTGGGACTTGCAATATCGTGCTGCTAACCAACGACTGGAATTTGGTGCAACGTGGTGCTTTTCCAGGTTCTGTGAAACAGGGTCTGGGATTCAAACACGGAGGAATCGATGTGTCTACTGCATTGATTAATTCGTCGAGCGGCGAAACCGAGGACAATGAGTCAACGGAAAAACAGCCACAAAAAATCATGGACTAGGTAGcgttgacggaagaagcaaCGGATCCTCTTGATATGAAACACCAAATCCTGGTCGTCCACTTATTCTGAGTTAGAGTAGAAAACCTTTTTTCACGATGTCTTGCATGTATCTTCCATTCTGATATTTTGGATACATTCCGCAACTTGTTTCAGTCACGTTTTTTCGCCAACACAGCGTTAGCGTCCGCAGGACGCCAAAGTTGAAGTGAAGATAGACGAAACCTGCACGTCATCCCTCTCGGCCTCGCGCAACTACGTCTGTCGCCCGGACAAACAAGATTTTATGGGTGACCGAAGTACGTCGGCGTGTGCTCTCGTTCGGTCGAGATGGAAACCGAGCAAACAAATCAACGCTTGGCGGGGATATACCGCACCATCCTGATCACCTCTACAACTTTGTAAAAAGCACATTTGCAAGTCAACACGTTTATCTCACCATGAAGTCTGTCGCTGCCATTCTCGCTATCGCTAGCACTGCCGCTGCCTTTGCTCCGTCTTCCAAGTCCAAGGTGCGCTCATCGCGGAAATTCTTGTTAAGCGACCGCGTGCCGATCCCCTCCGTTTCGTAGATGTGTTGATTGACAGCGACAAATGGCGACGGATACCATTCCATGGAAGGGTATCGATGGTATCCGTCGCTATCCGTCCCTGTCAATCAACAGATCTTCAAAGTTTGTTTGGCACTGGCGATGATTCGAGAAAGTAGCGCGTCGGCTTTTTCCCACTTTCAAGGATGATGTTCCCCGGCACCCACGGCCTCTTTTTCCGTCCCGCGTCCCTCTAACATTGTGCGTCGTTGAATCATCCACAGGCTCCCACCACCGTTACCCGTGTAGCGCTCGATGACCTTGCGGGTAGCACGGCTCCGTTGAAACGGTTCGACCCCCTCGGCTTGGCACAAGTCGGCAGCGAGCAGACCTTTGCCTGGTTCCAAGCCGCCGAGCTGAAGCACAGCCGTGCCGCCATGTTGGCCACCACCGGGTTTATCGTCCAGGCCGCCGGAATCCACTTTCCCGGTATGCTCAGCAAGGATATCTCCTTCGAATCCCTTTCCGGCATGAACCCTGTGGAACAGTGGGCCGGTGTGCCTGATGCTGGTACGTGAACACGGTTGCAATAAAGTCGGACGTGCTCCGTTTCCGTCATCTGCAACGACGCGCCGATCAACTAGCTTTCTCGTCCGTACGGCGAATCTTGAAGTCTCACTCATACGACACcttctttttccgttttGACAGGTAAGTGGCAGATCATCCTCACGATCTTTATTGCTGAAATCGCCACCGAAGCCAAGAAGCCGCATTACATGATGGGCGGTGATCTACCGACCATGGTATTCCCCCCGAttgacttttccaaagttGACGCCGCCACTCTCAAGACCAAGCGAAGCCGCGAACTGAACAATGGACGTCTCGCAATGATCGGCATCATGTCCTTCATCAGTGAATACAACATCCCCGGATCGGTCCCGGTCCTTAGTGGGCTGGATGCCTTTTAATAAAAAGTCAAAATAAAATGTAACTAGTGGGACAGTTCCGCAAGCGACGGATGCGATCTACATTGCCACATCTACTAGGTCGTTGCGGGAGAGAACGAATTTACTTAACAGTGGTGATCGGTGCCGCTAACGATGAAGGGTGATCCATGGAACCTTGTTTGTCGGACACCAACTAGGTCGTGTTGCATGGCTAGGTCGTCTAACAGAAAGTAATGCAGGTGACTGAGGTGGGTGTTGTGCTAGTGTTATTTACCAGCCAAGCGGGCAGCATGATTGGGACATATCCCTCGTCCTAGACTAGCATATCCATTCGACGAAATAACAGTAAGCAAATAAGGTTCCAGTTTCTGAAAAGTCTTATAAACACccgcactcacagtcaacgacaTGCAAATCTCAGACTAAGGGTAACGAGCTTCTATACTCCGCAAAGAGCTTTAGTAgtcgccgccgccatcgCCATCGTCTCCTCCAAACATATCCATACCGCCACCCAGGTCCATCTCAAcctcctcttccttttcttcttccttgacTACTTCCGCGGCTTCGGCATTGTCGGCACCACCAGCGCTGCctccgccaccaccaccgccagCAGCGGGTAAGGCAATGAGTTCTCCAATCTTTTCCGGACTGTTCAAAAAGTTGGCAAAGATAATGGGGTAGAATGCTTCCACTTCCGTGTTTCCGGTGGCTTCCAACAGCGCTCCAATCTGCTCGGTAGAAACGTCGGCCTGTAGAACCACAAACAAGAATAACAAGCAAAAGCGTGCGTATCAGTAATTTCGTCGGGATGAAGTTACCCCGTGCGGCAAGAGAATTCCCAGCGTTCGAGGCATGGAAAGTCCACCACTGTCACACGCTCGGGTTCGGCTACTCACACCTCCGTCGTAAAGGGCCAAGATGGCGAACGCCGTCGCGTATTCGTCCTTTTGGGATTTGCTGAATTTATCCATGGTCAACCTTTGGTGTATTGTTTGTCTAAAACACAGGCACGTTTTAAGTCGATTTCGACAGCTTGAGTCTTAGTGACAACGGTGTGTTGATGCGGTTGGTGGCTTGCCGGGAGCCCACGAGACGGGGGGAGACGGAAAAGGGCACGGAGCGCATCGAGGTTGGCCTCGACGGCTGCCAGGAGCTACGACTTGTTCGTACCGATATGCTTACCGGT
Proteins encoded:
- a CDS encoding predicted protein, coding for MDKFSKSQKDEYATAFAILALYDGGADVSTEQIGALLEATGNTEVEAFYPIIFANFLNSPEKIGELIALPAAGGGGGGGSAGGADNAEAAEVVKEEEKEEEVEMDLGGGMDMFGGDDGDGGGDY
- the Lhcf16 gene encoding protein fucoxanthin chlorophyll a/c protein yields the protein MKSVAAILAIASTAAAFAPSSKSKAPTTVTRVALDDLAGSTAPLKRFDPLGLAQVGSEQTFAWFQAAELKHSRAAMLATTGFIVQAAGIHFPGMLSKDISFESLSGMNPVEQWAGVPDAGKWQIILTIFIAEIATEAKKPHYMMGGDLPTMVFPPIDFSKVDAATLKTKRSRELNNGRLAMIGIMSFISEYNIPGSVPVLSGLDAF